A region of Streptomyces sp. R44 DNA encodes the following proteins:
- a CDS encoding cold-shock protein translates to MVIATVREWNDEEGWGVLDSPETPGGCWGHFSDIQAAGFRTLSPGQQVELTWEAPGFKQDGYDYRALGIVPRSA, encoded by the coding sequence ATGGTGATTGCGACTGTCCGCGAGTGGAACGACGAGGAAGGTTGGGGCGTGCTCGACTCGCCCGAGACCCCTGGGGGGTGCTGGGGCCACTTCTCCGACATTCAGGCGGCGGGGTTCCGCACGCTGTCGCCGGGGCAGCAGGTCGAGCTCACCTGGGAAGCTCCCGGCTTCAAGCAGGACGGGTACGACTACCGCGCGCTGGGCATCGTTCCTCGATCCGCCTGA
- a CDS encoding GntR family transcriptional regulator codes for MPSLRHTIADDLRTRIATGRLKAGERLPSEPQLAAQYKVSTATLRNALALLQAEGLIEKVHGKGNFVRPPLRRITYAGGGRTPFDPALQVSIRTTNLRARGHLRALLRVSSNSPLTEFLCITHEGKSPHSLARIYVPRGLAPAVQLSSSPWPQSAEPISTEVRETVTARLPTPEEATTLRISSTLAILAITSVATDATGRVVEAALLVLPGDRADAVFTTRPTTEERKTEG; via the coding sequence GTGCCTTCTCTCCGTCACACCATCGCCGATGACCTACGAACCCGAATCGCGACGGGCCGCCTCAAGGCCGGCGAGCGCCTCCCCTCGGAGCCCCAGCTCGCCGCCCAGTACAAGGTCAGCACGGCGACCCTGCGGAACGCCCTCGCGCTCCTCCAAGCCGAGGGGCTCATCGAAAAGGTCCACGGCAAGGGGAATTTCGTCCGTCCCCCACTCCGCCGTATCACGTACGCCGGCGGTGGCCGCACGCCCTTCGATCCCGCACTCCAGGTCAGCATCCGCACGACCAACCTCCGGGCGCGCGGACACCTCAGAGCCCTACTGAGGGTCTCGTCCAACAGCCCTTTGACCGAGTTCCTCTGCATCACCCACGAGGGAAAGTCACCCCACAGCCTGGCCCGCATCTACGTCCCCCGCGGCCTGGCGCCGGCCGTCCAACTCAGCTCGTCGCCGTGGCCCCAGAGCGCGGAGCCGATATCAACGGAGGTCCGAGAGACGGTCACCGCCCGCCTCCCCACCCCAGAGGAAGCAACAACTCTCCGGATCAGCTCCACCCTGGCCATCCTCGCGATCACGAGCGTGGCAACCGATGCCACTGGCCGCGTAGTAGAAGCCGCGCTCCTGGTGCTCCCCGGCGACCGCGCGGACGCAGTCTTCACCACACGCCCCACGACCGAAGAGAGGAAGACGGAAGGATGA
- a CDS encoding restriction endonuclease: MTFSPGLKRALLERGINGMAKVSALDGARRPAIFIRSSPWKAGTEQTPWHDVFDMDNGHVRYFGDHKAGLSMAPGTTTGNATLLDAFDGHQGHTPEARAAATPLLLFRSVSRNGQPKGHVEFCGLGVIERTERLVQWGGSDHTTFVNYVYDIALLDLAVEGDEVAWEWIEARRDETVTDAEAVQLAPTAWREWVKHGISALPRLRRRVARAKVSKVRDQRPKPGSSEHADLELIYKHFDGRKHDFEALASAVAARVLRGSGHSYVEGWLTRRSGDGGADFVGRIDLGSGLAGTNLVVLGQAKCVKLDTLVTAEQIARVVARLRRGWIGVYVTTGAYSEPAQTEMVEDQYPIVLINGSELVRELRAMARDDHGGDLTACIEHILAGQETVITNRRPEEILLE, translated from the coding sequence GTGACCTTCTCCCCAGGACTGAAGCGGGCGTTGCTCGAGCGTGGCATCAACGGGATGGCGAAGGTCTCAGCCCTCGACGGCGCCCGCAGGCCAGCCATCTTCATCCGGTCCAGCCCTTGGAAGGCAGGGACCGAACAGACGCCGTGGCACGACGTGTTCGACATGGACAACGGGCACGTCCGGTACTTCGGGGATCACAAGGCCGGCCTAAGCATGGCTCCGGGCACGACCACCGGCAATGCCACCCTGCTTGATGCCTTCGATGGCCACCAGGGTCATACGCCCGAAGCGCGAGCCGCGGCGACACCACTGCTGCTCTTCCGGTCGGTCTCTCGAAACGGGCAACCCAAGGGGCACGTTGAGTTCTGCGGGCTTGGTGTCATTGAACGGACCGAACGGCTCGTTCAGTGGGGTGGAAGCGACCACACCACGTTCGTCAACTATGTCTACGACATTGCACTTCTCGATCTAGCAGTTGAGGGCGATGAGGTCGCCTGGGAGTGGATCGAAGCCCGTAGGGACGAGACCGTCACAGACGCCGAGGCTGTCCAGCTCGCGCCCACGGCGTGGCGGGAATGGGTGAAGCACGGCATCTCAGCGCTGCCACGGCTACGACGTCGTGTCGCTCGTGCCAAGGTCAGCAAGGTTCGCGACCAGCGGCCTAAGCCTGGTAGCAGCGAACATGCCGACCTTGAACTGATCTACAAGCACTTCGACGGCCGCAAGCACGATTTCGAAGCCCTGGCGTCCGCGGTGGCGGCTCGTGTCCTGCGAGGATCCGGGCATAGCTACGTCGAAGGATGGTTGACGCGGCGCTCAGGAGACGGCGGCGCCGATTTTGTGGGTCGCATCGATCTGGGAAGCGGCTTGGCCGGCACGAACCTCGTGGTGCTGGGGCAGGCCAAGTGTGTGAAGCTCGACACGCTCGTCACCGCGGAACAGATCGCTCGCGTCGTGGCGCGGCTCCGGCGAGGGTGGATCGGCGTCTACGTCACCACCGGGGCGTACTCGGAGCCCGCACAGACCGAGATGGTCGAGGACCAGTACCCGATCGTTCTGATCAACGGATCAGAACTGGTGCGTGAACTCAGAGCTATGGCTAGGGACGACCACGGCGGCGACCTGACGGCGTGCATTGAACACATACTCGCTGGACAGGAAACTGTGATCACGAACCGCAGGCCGGAGGAGATCCTCCTTGAGTGA
- a CDS encoding ATP-binding protein, with protein sequence MTTEAAKLYIAFHGRVIEHLGIDMYQSPVAAIAELVSNSWDADARRVTVSLPDDISADAEIVISDTGEGMSLKQCQDRYLKVGYNRRKDRQSEFTVGGRPVMGRKGIGKFAGFGIANLVVVDTVSRETGERTVFKLDVARLTGESDGYASETRLDVEVVDYSGPNESMRKDGGTTIYLRNLTLKKRPNSDQFRLSMARRFLLLERSDEFEVLVDGKPIADEENVEKIQFSFPVDYAEGEAPAGVTLDGGWGVERLSNGEKIRWRFHFYRDPIHEEELAGISIFSHHKLSQRPFFFNLSGGIGGQQGTSYLSGRIEADFIDDQEKDLISTERQRINWEADAALPLAAWGQDRVKALLRIWQDRRAESKVKAMNARIEPFSQRLGKLERHERKIVNRALTSLARVAVISDEQFEDLANAILSAWEGGRLRDLIDDLGQTGEMDADALVRILIESRAMNALHAAERVKIQLNLLEGLEQRIKNRELENAVRDYIAENPWMISPEWDTFKVEKSLENLMKMVGETSLDTLEGWKGRVDLVLCSGHQLLVIEFMRPGVTADWDHVGRFERYIFSLREAIIANRGGDFTSVTGLMVADRLERPAGFTEKLAGLRRQGMDATDWAGLLGKARSQWQDYFDILFDRAPEDGRMQALAGAGTASTESSEDQ encoded by the coding sequence GTGACAACTGAAGCGGCCAAGCTGTACATCGCATTCCATGGTCGAGTGATCGAGCACCTTGGAATCGACATGTATCAATCCCCGGTCGCCGCAATTGCCGAACTCGTCTCGAACTCCTGGGATGCTGACGCTCGACGTGTGACGGTCAGCTTGCCGGATGACATTTCAGCAGACGCCGAGATCGTAATCTCGGACACTGGGGAGGGGATGTCCCTTAAGCAGTGTCAGGATCGATACCTGAAGGTTGGTTACAATCGCCGGAAGGATCGGCAATCTGAGTTCACCGTTGGCGGCCGTCCGGTCATGGGGCGCAAGGGGATCGGAAAGTTCGCAGGATTCGGAATCGCGAATCTTGTCGTCGTCGACACAGTGAGTCGAGAGACGGGAGAGCGGACGGTTTTTAAGCTCGACGTTGCTCGTCTCACAGGAGAATCCGACGGATATGCCAGCGAAACCCGCCTCGATGTGGAGGTAGTCGATTACTCTGGCCCGAATGAGTCCATGAGGAAGGATGGCGGCACGACCATCTATCTTCGTAATCTAACGCTCAAGAAGCGACCGAATAGCGATCAGTTTCGGTTGAGCATGGCGCGACGATTCCTCCTGCTGGAGCGTTCGGACGAGTTTGAAGTATTGGTGGATGGCAAGCCGATCGCAGATGAGGAGAATGTGGAGAAGATTCAGTTCTCCTTCCCTGTCGACTACGCCGAGGGTGAAGCGCCGGCTGGCGTGACCCTCGACGGAGGCTGGGGAGTCGAGCGGCTCTCCAATGGAGAAAAGATTCGCTGGCGGTTTCATTTCTACCGGGACCCGATCCATGAGGAAGAGCTGGCGGGCATCTCGATCTTCAGTCATCATAAACTCTCTCAGCGTCCCTTCTTCTTCAATCTGAGTGGCGGAATTGGAGGGCAGCAAGGTACGAGTTACCTGTCAGGTCGAATCGAGGCTGACTTCATTGATGATCAAGAGAAAGATTTGATCTCGACGGAACGGCAGCGGATCAACTGGGAGGCGGACGCGGCTCTCCCCCTGGCTGCGTGGGGTCAGGATCGAGTGAAGGCCCTTCTGAGGATCTGGCAAGATCGGCGCGCCGAGTCGAAGGTGAAGGCGATGAACGCCAGGATTGAGCCGTTCTCGCAGCGCCTCGGAAAGCTTGAGAGGCATGAGCGAAAGATTGTGAATCGCGCCTTGACATCGCTTGCCAGGGTCGCCGTAATTTCAGACGAGCAGTTCGAGGATTTGGCTAATGCCATCTTGAGCGCATGGGAAGGAGGTCGACTTCGCGACTTGATCGATGATCTCGGCCAGACCGGCGAGATGGATGCCGACGCACTTGTCAGAATTTTGATTGAATCCCGGGCGATGAACGCGCTTCATGCGGCGGAGCGCGTTAAGATCCAACTGAATCTCCTTGAAGGCCTTGAGCAGCGCATCAAGAATCGCGAACTTGAGAATGCTGTGCGAGATTACATCGCGGAGAATCCGTGGATGATCTCGCCGGAGTGGGATACTTTTAAGGTCGAGAAGAGCCTCGAAAACCTGATGAAGATGGTCGGGGAGACATCCCTTGACACTTTGGAAGGATGGAAGGGGCGAGTGGATCTGGTGCTCTGTTCTGGACATCAGCTTCTTGTAATTGAATTTATGCGCCCCGGAGTCACGGCCGACTGGGATCACGTCGGCCGGTTCGAGCGATACATTTTCTCCCTCCGAGAAGCGATAATTGCGAATCGAGGTGGCGATTTTACGTCGGTGACTGGTCTGATGGTGGCAGACAGATTGGAGAGGCCGGCAGGATTTACTGAGAAGCTTGCTGGGCTGCGTAGGCAGGGAATGGATGCGACCGATTGGGCTGGCCTTCTCGGCAAGGCGAGGTCGCAATGGCAGGACTATTTCGACATCCTTTTTGATCGAGCGCCTGAGGACGGCCGGATGCAGGCGCTGGCAGGTGCAGGAACCGCCTCAACCGAGTCGAGCGAGGACCAGTAG
- a CDS encoding NUDIX hydrolase → MLLYMSNGSAGTKSTPLHSVSVGGAVVREDGRLLAIRRADNGTWELPGGVLELTEAPEAGVAREVLEETGIHVEVDELTGVYKNTIRGIVALVFRCKPSGGSERISDESTAVDWLTPAEVEERMAEVYAIRLLDALDGNGPHVRSHDGKKLIRH, encoded by the coding sequence ATGCTCCTGTACATGAGTAACGGGAGCGCGGGAACAAAGTCAACGCCACTCCACTCGGTGTCCGTGGGCGGAGCGGTCGTGCGCGAAGACGGCCGCCTCCTGGCCATCCGCCGAGCGGACAACGGCACGTGGGAGCTCCCGGGCGGAGTCCTCGAACTCACCGAGGCACCGGAAGCAGGCGTAGCCCGCGAGGTCCTGGAGGAGACGGGCATCCACGTCGAGGTGGACGAGCTGACGGGCGTCTACAAGAACACCATCCGCGGCATCGTCGCCCTGGTCTTCCGCTGCAAGCCCTCCGGCGGCTCCGAGCGAATCTCGGACGAGTCCACCGCGGTCGACTGGCTAACGCCGGCCGAGGTCGAGGAGCGCATGGCGGAGGTCTACGCGATCCGCCTCCTGGACGCCCTGGACGGAAACGGCCCCCACGTCCGCAGCCACGACGGCAAGAAGCTCATCCGTCACTAG
- a CDS encoding GntR family transcriptional regulator → MRVGRTVGTPAGAGRAVPRYVQIADEIVQQIRSGVLKAGDMVPSESELVERYGVAGGTIRKAMVEVRASGLVETRHGKGSIVKDRPPVRLRSSDRFRASHRRGGKAAYLAESEQSGATAKVSVLYIGPMEAPTDIAERLGVDAGTQVLARRRLYFRNGTPVETASSYLPWDVVKDIPELFAENPGPGGIYARLEDHGHTFAEFVETLQARPAAKAEASELALSPGAPVIQLVRDAVTTKGRVVEVCDTLMAADQFVFQYRIPATD, encoded by the coding sequence ATGAGAGTGGGTAGGACTGTGGGAACTCCAGCAGGAGCTGGCAGGGCCGTACCTCGGTACGTGCAGATCGCGGACGAGATCGTCCAGCAGATCCGGTCCGGCGTCCTCAAGGCCGGCGACATGGTTCCGAGTGAGTCGGAGCTTGTCGAGCGGTACGGGGTTGCTGGGGGGACTATTCGGAAGGCCATGGTCGAGGTTCGGGCCAGTGGGCTCGTCGAGACTCGGCACGGCAAGGGCTCGATCGTGAAGGATCGGCCTCCCGTACGGCTTCGGTCTTCGGATCGGTTCCGCGCTTCTCACCGGCGGGGCGGTAAGGCTGCCTACCTTGCCGAGTCCGAGCAGTCTGGCGCGACCGCCAAGGTGAGCGTTCTCTACATCGGGCCCATGGAGGCGCCGACGGACATCGCTGAGCGACTTGGTGTCGACGCGGGAACTCAGGTGCTCGCGCGGCGGCGGCTGTACTTCCGGAACGGGACGCCCGTCGAGACCGCCTCGTCGTACCTGCCGTGGGACGTGGTGAAGGACATCCCCGAGCTGTTCGCCGAGAACCCCGGCCCCGGTGGCATCTACGCCCGGCTCGAAGACCACGGCCACACCTTCGCCGAGTTCGTGGAGACCCTTCAGGCTCGGCCGGCCGCGAAGGCGGAGGCGTCCGAGCTGGCTCTGAGTCCTGGCGCCCCCGTGATTCAGCTGGTGCGGGACGCGGTGACCACGAAGGGGCGGGTCGTGGAGGTCTGCGACACCCTCATGGCCGCTGACCAGTTCGTCTTCCAGTACCGGATCCCCGCGACCGACTGA
- a CDS encoding FtsK/SpoIIIE domain-containing protein codes for MTALTVTLALVASVALLLRWQRPAWYWMSFGVVFAVVRILARYASVMDACGLTVPPSRWRLALARMTGRPIPDSRAPRILRLRPTRTGLVLRVKLRPGQDAFDFSAASDRLRHSFVMQNVTAREVRSGVVELRMTGYDVLKRVQMPAAARAGVMRVPVAMREDGEVYYRDYRQTPHALNVGATQSGKSVYQRNLVAALAPLDVALVGIDCKQAVELAPLARRFTALGDTPDAAADLLDALVEHMEDVYQLIRREQRLSADLPDAEITADIWDLPDHLRPTPIVLLVDEVAELALYATKDEEKRRDRIITSLVRLAQLGRAAGIYLEICGQRFGSELGKGITMLRAQLTGRTAHRVNDETSANMAFGDIAPDAVLATVQIRTDRPGTAVAGDSSGGWVRIRTPHLTLRRAVNIANSHAHRTPEIPALDAFRPVLPPLGKAAAPSTVTAPAIA; via the coding sequence ATGACCGCCTTAACGGTCACCCTCGCGCTGGTCGCCAGCGTCGCATTGCTGCTGCGGTGGCAGCGTCCGGCCTGGTACTGGATGAGCTTCGGCGTCGTCTTCGCCGTGGTGCGCATCCTCGCCCGGTACGCGTCGGTCATGGACGCGTGCGGGCTGACCGTCCCGCCCTCGCGCTGGCGCCTGGCGCTGGCCCGGATGACCGGCCGGCCTATCCCCGACTCGCGGGCGCCCCGGATCCTGCGGCTGCGGCCGACGCGTACCGGGCTCGTCCTGCGGGTGAAGCTGCGGCCCGGGCAGGACGCGTTCGACTTCTCCGCCGCCTCGGACCGGCTCCGGCACTCGTTCGTCATGCAGAACGTCACCGCCCGGGAGGTCCGCTCGGGTGTCGTCGAGCTGCGGATGACCGGCTACGACGTCCTCAAGCGGGTCCAGATGCCCGCGGCTGCCCGTGCTGGGGTGATGCGCGTTCCGGTCGCCATGCGGGAGGACGGAGAGGTCTACTACCGCGACTACCGCCAGACCCCGCATGCACTGAACGTCGGTGCCACACAGTCCGGGAAGTCCGTCTATCAGCGCAATCTTGTTGCCGCGCTCGCTCCGCTGGACGTTGCTTTGGTCGGGATCGACTGCAAGCAGGCCGTTGAACTTGCCCCGCTTGCCCGGCGGTTCACTGCCCTGGGCGACACCCCTGACGCCGCCGCCGACCTCCTCGACGCGCTCGTCGAGCACATGGAGGACGTCTACCAACTGATTCGCCGCGAGCAGAGATTGAGTGCAGACCTGCCGGATGCAGAGATCACCGCCGACATCTGGGACCTACCCGATCACCTGCGACCGACCCCGATCGTGCTCCTGGTCGATGAGGTCGCCGAACTCGCCCTCTACGCCACGAAGGACGAAGAGAAGCGGCGGGATCGGATCATCACCTCCCTCGTCCGGCTCGCCCAGCTCGGCCGCGCCGCCGGCATCTACCTGGAGATCTGCGGACAACGCTTCGGCTCCGAGCTCGGCAAGGGCATCACCATGCTTCGCGCCCAGCTCACCGGCCGCACCGCCCACCGCGTCAACGACGAGACGTCCGCGAACATGGCCTTCGGCGACATCGCCCCGGACGCCGTCCTCGCCACGGTCCAGATCCGCACCGACCGGCCCGGCACCGCCGTCGCCGGCGACTCCTCCGGTGGGTGGGTCCGCATCCGTACTCCCCACCTCACGCTCCGGCGGGCCGTGAACATCGCGAACTCCCACGCCCACCGCACGCCGGAGATCCCCGCGCTGGACGCCTTCCGGCCCGTCCTGCCGCCCCTGGGCAAAGCCGCGGCGCCCTCAACCGTCACGGCTCCCGCGATCGCCTGA
- a CDS encoding DUF2637 domain-containing protein — MRPIRRPDAVLVQAVIAGALSFAHLHDLAAAAGQSGWKAWAYPVSVDLLLVAAWHRLRTSRAAGEPARSAWTWFMVALAASLGANVATAGLLDLGHVPAWLRILVAGWPALAFLGGTLLVHSPGHSAVAKPAEPDTDTAEQPSAVEAVIERDDVVEPEPEIAAAPALPSPEPVPKSEPAPVSVPPALVAHARKVADDYRARTGYPIDADTLRTRLGVPPLMAAAIAAQLA; from the coding sequence ATGCGTCCCATCCGCCGACCGGACGCCGTCCTCGTACAAGCCGTGATCGCCGGCGCCCTGTCCTTCGCTCATCTGCACGACCTGGCTGCGGCTGCCGGACAGTCCGGTTGGAAGGCCTGGGCCTACCCGGTCTCCGTGGATCTCCTGCTCGTCGCCGCCTGGCATCGGCTGCGGACCTCGCGGGCCGCCGGTGAGCCTGCCCGCTCGGCCTGGACGTGGTTCATGGTCGCCCTGGCCGCGTCGCTCGGGGCGAACGTCGCCACCGCCGGTCTCCTCGACCTCGGCCACGTTCCCGCCTGGCTGCGCATCCTCGTCGCGGGCTGGCCCGCCCTCGCGTTCCTCGGCGGGACCCTTCTTGTCCACTCCCCTGGACATTCGGCGGTCGCCAAGCCTGCCGAACCCGACACGGACACCGCCGAGCAACCCTCGGCTGTGGAAGCGGTCATCGAGCGGGATGACGTGGTCGAGCCGGAGCCCGAAATCGCCGCCGCCCCGGCCCTTCCCTCTCCGGAGCCGGTCCCGAAGTCCGAACCCGCCCCCGTCTCCGTACCGCCGGCCCTCGTCGCTCACGCCCGGAAGGTCGCCGACGACTACCGCGCTCGGACCGGCTACCCGATCGACGCCGACACCCTCCGCACCCGCCTCGGCGTCCCGCCCCTGATGGCCGCTGCCATCGCCGCCCAGCTCGCCTGA
- a CDS encoding mobile element transfer protein: MAPRDHFHSVMRIGPVQIGTHRDRHGRTKYAAVCTSEGCGWSAEYSSSSAAQLAARTHRCKPR; this comes from the coding sequence ATGGCCCCTCGCGACCACTTCCACTCCGTGATGCGGATCGGACCGGTGCAGATCGGCACCCACCGCGACCGCCACGGCCGCACCAAGTACGCCGCCGTGTGCACCTCCGAGGGCTGCGGCTGGTCCGCCGAGTACTCCAGCTCCTCGGCCGCCCAGCTCGCCGCCCGTACCCACCGCTGCAAGCCCCGCTGA
- a CDS encoding SpdD-like protein, with protein MFQPRIPVNPLPTGIVTPLVQPTATVDIAPHHTVDTAACNHRHAPASAPVPAPSSAVRLTPAGLAVVVAGGAGAVLVVGTVLVSMLLAVAISAASVAVCAVVLRSLLNGQQRR; from the coding sequence ATGTTCCAGCCGCGCATCCCGGTCAACCCTCTTCCGACCGGCATCGTCACCCCGCTCGTCCAGCCGACCGCCACCGTCGACATCGCGCCCCACCACACCGTCGACACGGCGGCCTGCAACCACCGCCACGCCCCGGCCTCTGCTCCGGTCCCGGCACCATCCTCCGCCGTGCGCCTCACCCCGGCCGGCCTGGCTGTCGTCGTCGCCGGTGGCGCGGGTGCCGTCCTCGTCGTCGGCACGGTCCTGGTCTCCATGCTCCTCGCCGTCGCCATCAGCGCCGCCTCGGTCGCCGTGTGCGCCGTCGTCCTGCGCTCGCTCCTCAACGGCCAGCAGCGCCGCTAG
- the repSA gene encoding replication initiator protein RepSA: protein MMTVPAASSAGFNTATLGDMLRVAGSPGFDRWKEQIHRTGGCSHPIHLQGWTLARDKATGETLHRYSTDTEPGARLRIACGNRRASRCPACAWTYAGDTYHLIRAGLAGDDRRDIPAAVREHPRVFLTLTAPSFGPVHNRPGTRPCSCGTRHAEDDDALGTPLDLKSYDYAAAVLFNNHAGQLWQRFTNRLRREVAAVACLSQRELKAVARISYGKVAEFQKRGAVHFHAVIRIDGPDGPDSPPPSWATTERLTDAIQAAATHAYTTVTIPAAGHQPLRRLRWGTQLDIRPVKAFGDGSDITEQAVASYIAKYATKAAETTGSLDRRVGNREALVLLDVPDHTRRLVEACFDLDPLYPDRRLLAWAHMLGFRGHFSTKSRQYSTTLSELRQTRADYRAAQERTARGLDDIEPDTVLILTSWTYAGQGHSPGEAALAASIARDIALNRETAREALRDQLALEGAVA from the coding sequence ATGATGACCGTCCCAGCCGCCTCGTCGGCGGGGTTCAACACCGCCACTCTGGGCGACATGCTCCGGGTGGCCGGGTCCCCCGGCTTCGACCGCTGGAAGGAGCAGATCCACCGCACCGGCGGCTGCTCCCACCCCATCCACCTCCAGGGCTGGACCCTCGCCCGGGACAAAGCCACTGGCGAGACCCTGCACCGGTACTCCACCGACACCGAACCGGGTGCACGGCTCCGGATCGCCTGCGGCAATCGCCGGGCCTCCCGCTGCCCCGCCTGCGCGTGGACGTACGCGGGCGACACGTACCACCTCATCCGCGCCGGCCTCGCCGGGGACGACCGCCGGGACATCCCCGCCGCCGTCCGCGAACACCCCCGCGTCTTCCTCACCCTCACCGCCCCGTCCTTCGGCCCGGTCCACAACCGGCCCGGCACCCGGCCGTGCAGCTGCGGCACCCGCCACGCCGAGGACGACGACGCCCTCGGCACGCCGCTCGACCTCAAGTCGTACGACTACGCCGCCGCCGTCCTCTTCAACAACCACGCCGGGCAGCTCTGGCAGAGGTTCACGAACCGCCTCCGCCGGGAGGTCGCCGCCGTGGCCTGCCTTTCGCAGCGGGAGCTGAAGGCGGTCGCCCGGATCTCGTACGGGAAGGTTGCCGAGTTCCAGAAGCGGGGCGCCGTCCACTTTCACGCCGTCATCCGCATCGACGGCCCGGACGGTCCCGACTCCCCGCCGCCGTCGTGGGCGACCACCGAACGTCTCACCGACGCCATCCAGGCCGCCGCCACCCACGCGTACACGACCGTCACCATCCCCGCCGCTGGCCATCAGCCGTTACGTCGCCTCCGCTGGGGCACCCAGCTCGACATCCGGCCCGTGAAGGCGTTCGGCGACGGCTCCGACATCACCGAACAGGCCGTCGCCTCCTACATCGCCAAGTACGCCACCAAAGCCGCGGAGACCACCGGCAGCCTCGACCGTCGCGTCGGCAACCGTGAAGCCCTGGTCCTCCTCGACGTCCCCGACCACACCCGCCGCCTCGTCGAAGCCTGCTTCGACCTCGACCCGCTGTACCCGGATCGCCGCCTCCTCGCCTGGGCCCACATGCTCGGCTTCCGCGGCCACTTCTCCACCAAGTCCCGCCAGTACTCCACCACCCTGAGCGAACTCCGCCAGACCCGCGCCGACTACCGCGCCGCCCAAGAACGCACCGCCCGCGGCCTCGACGACATCGAACCGGACACCGTCCTTATCCTCACCTCCTGGACGTACGCCGGCCAAGGCCACTCCCCCGGTGAGGCCGCCCTCGCCGCCTCCATCGCCAGGGACATCGCACTCAACCGCGAGACCGCTCGCGAAGCCCTACGCGACCAACTCGCCCTGGAAGGAGCTGTGGCATGA
- a CDS encoding AlpA family transcriptional regulator, which produces MTTATPELLTVPEVMARLKLGRSTVYDLIRSRRLVSLTIGRSRRVPADAVRDFIDNQIEEAA; this is translated from the coding sequence ATGACCACCGCCACCCCTGAGCTGCTGACCGTGCCGGAGGTCATGGCACGCCTCAAGCTTGGTCGCTCGACCGTCTACGACCTCATCCGGTCCCGCCGCCTGGTCTCCCTCACCATCGGCCGGTCGCGCCGCGTCCCCGCCGACGCCGTCCGGGACTTCATCGACAACCAGATCGAGGAGGCCGCCTGA